From one Streptococcus oralis genomic stretch:
- the mecA gene encoding adaptor protein MecA: MKMKQISDTTLKITMTLDDLMDRGMEIADFLVPQEKTEEFFYAILDELEMPDNFLDSGMLSFRVTPKPDKVDVFVTKSKIDQNLDFEDLADLPDMEELAQMSPDEFLKTLEKSIADKTKDDIEAIQSLEQVEAKEEEQEQADKETESKKEPYIYYILRFASLADLVSFAKTVNYQMETSELYKMNGHYYLTILVDVENHPSPYPAWLLARMREFADDSDISRSVLQEYGQILINHDAVLGLQKIRS, translated from the coding sequence ATGAAGATGAAACAAATCAGTGATACAACACTGAAAATCACGATGACTTTAGATGATTTGATGGATCGGGGAATGGAGATTGCAGACTTTCTCGTTCCTCAGGAAAAAACCGAAGAGTTTTTCTATGCGATTTTAGATGAGTTAGAGATGCCAGACAATTTCTTGGATAGTGGCATGCTGAGTTTCCGCGTGACGCCAAAACCTGATAAGGTCGACGTCTTTGTGACCAAGTCCAAGATTGACCAAAATTTGGATTTTGAAGATTTGGCGGATCTACCAGACATGGAAGAATTAGCCCAAATGTCGCCGGATGAATTTCTCAAAACCTTGGAAAAGAGTATTGCAGATAAAACCAAGGACGATATTGAGGCCATCCAATCTCTAGAGCAGGTCGAAGCAAAGGAAGAAGAGCAAGAGCAGGCAGACAAGGAGACTGAGAGTAAGAAAGAACCTTATATATACTATATCCTGCGCTTTGCAAGCCTTGCTGACTTAGTTTCTTTTGCAAAGACGGTTAACTACCAGATGGAAACCTCTGAACTCTATAAGATGAATGGACACTATTATTTGACAATCTTAGTCGATGTAGAAAATCATCCAAGTCCATATCCAGCCTGGCTCTTGGCTCGTATGCGTGAGTTTGCAGACGACAGTGATATCAGTCGTTCAGTCTTGCAAGAGTATGGGCAAATCTTGATCAATCACGATGCAGTTCTCGGTCTGCAAAAGATTCGTTCATAA
- a CDS encoding LicD family protein yields MSERTLTLEEIKQVELDILKYLHDLCEQHQIKYFIDFGTLLGAVRHKGFIPWDDDTDISLARDEFEKLYKVLQNENHPYYKLISFRETKGYPYSYMRVYDVRTRRDANLVDPTVVLGTCVDIFPYDGVVTQESDRKKMKLYKYFIRLSSLNFKGIKSENGGLKNLPRYMGSAIFRLTSPQLWNQKLESLALKYSVDQATDLTCTIYDPYYPNGIKKEWLYDLIDMPYEDIVVKVPRKYHEILVYEFGENYMTPPPIEQQVPGGDKNYWID; encoded by the coding sequence ATGTCTGAAAGAACTTTAACTCTTGAAGAAATAAAGCAAGTAGAATTGGATATTTTAAAGTATCTACATGATCTTTGTGAACAACATCAAATCAAATACTTTATTGATTTTGGAACCTTACTAGGGGCTGTACGCCATAAAGGATTTATCCCTTGGGATGATGATACAGATATTTCCTTGGCGCGTGATGAATTTGAAAAACTGTATAAGGTTTTACAAAATGAAAATCATCCCTACTACAAATTGATTTCATTCAGAGAAACAAAGGGATATCCATACAGTTATATGAGAGTCTATGATGTAAGGACTCGTCGAGATGCTAACCTCGTAGACCCAACGGTCGTATTGGGAACTTGCGTTGACATTTTTCCTTATGATGGTGTCGTAACACAGGAAAGTGACCGTAAGAAAATGAAGCTCTACAAATATTTCATTCGCCTTTCTTCTTTGAATTTTAAAGGGATCAAGTCTGAGAATGGTGGACTAAAAAACCTCCCTCGTTATATGGGATCAGCTATTTTCCGCTTAACTTCCCCACAACTATGGAATCAAAAATTAGAGAGCCTTGCTTTGAAGTATAGTGTAGATCAAGCAACAGATCTTACTTGTACTATCTATGACCCTTATTATCCAAATGGTATAAAAAAAGAATGGCTCTATGATTTGATTGATATGCCTTATGAAGACATTGTGGTCAAGGTTCCGAGAAAATACCATGAAATACTTGTCTACGAATTTGGAGAAAACTATATGACTCCACCGCCTATTGAGCAACAAGTCCCAGGAGGGGATAAAAATTATTGGATTGATTAG
- a CDS encoding MBL fold metallo-hydrolase, which yields MKNKWLLKSVSYSVLAFFLLLIQLSQGVDADTISAGSGNRIHFINTKAKSGSDAILLESNGHYALIDMGEDYDFPDGSDPRYPSRWGISMRNYQVLEDRLIRHLDQIGVKKLDFIIGTHVHSDHIGGADEILNRYQVGKFYLKKYSDDRITANWGLWDNLFNYDNALRAAQKRGVTLIQNISDEDSHLKLGDMDIQLYNYKNEYDADGNLKKVRDDNSNSIVSVVTVAGKRIYLGGDLDNAEGAEDKLGPVIGKVDMMKWNHHYDATISNTINFLENLSPKMIIQTTGGDINVASTREYLQKKNIQVLHAASQTQDATVFDISDKGFANVSNTFPDIPVVDEKWYQEDGYWKYRLTDGEMAIGWREIGGATYFFNGKGQMQAGRWLHLNDDWGENAKGNDYYLNQNGKMQTGGWFKLDDSWYYIQSNGARRFSELSEIGGKKYLFAADGKMLTGHQVYNGKKMFFSESGALQTAGKPSTWQKIDSDWYFYDEYGLKTVGKKNINGSTYYFNQEGIMQTGWTFVDGHWNYFASSGAMKTGWVKDQETWYYLDKDGIMLTGRQDVNGVRYYLNASGAMQTGWKWQDNSWYFYTNSGAMKTGWLKDKESWYYLDPETGIMAVGSKEVDGKNYFFSSAGTMQVGWQWSNDSWHYYATSGALQTGWLKDGDVWYYLEGKEGDMLVGLHQVDGKQYYFSKSGAMQTGWKWFDNHYRYFESNGAMKTGWIKDKGVWYYLNPEDGIMLVGLHKVNGDHYYFDESGAMQTGWKQLDGNWYYFQADGSLLKNATTPDGYKVNEEGIWKQAVAAVNSEAVKPEQKQEANSSIVEQPKQDSNLEANASDKKENE from the coding sequence GTGAAAAATAAATGGTTATTAAAATCAGTCAGCTATAGTGTTCTCGCATTCTTTCTATTACTGATTCAGTTATCGCAAGGAGTAGATGCAGATACCATCTCTGCAGGTTCGGGCAATCGTATCCATTTCATAAATACTAAAGCAAAATCTGGGAGTGATGCCATCCTTCTGGAAAGCAATGGTCACTATGCTTTGATTGATATGGGAGAAGACTATGATTTTCCTGATGGGAGTGACCCACGCTATCCAAGCCGCTGGGGAATTTCCATGAGAAATTATCAAGTATTGGAGGATCGATTGATTCGCCACTTGGATCAAATAGGTGTAAAAAAATTAGATTTTATTATAGGAACTCATGTTCATAGTGACCATATTGGTGGAGCGGACGAAATACTCAATCGATATCAGGTCGGTAAGTTTTATTTGAAAAAATATTCAGATGATCGGATCACAGCAAACTGGGGACTATGGGATAATCTTTTCAATTATGATAATGCTTTGAGAGCAGCTCAAAAACGAGGAGTTACTCTTATCCAGAATATTTCAGATGAGGATAGCCATCTAAAATTAGGTGATATGGATATCCAACTCTACAACTATAAGAATGAATATGATGCTGACGGGAATCTGAAAAAAGTTCGAGATGATAACTCCAACTCCATCGTTTCAGTAGTGACTGTGGCAGGAAAGAGAATCTATCTTGGTGGAGATTTGGATAATGCCGAGGGAGCAGAAGATAAGTTAGGTCCAGTTATCGGCAAGGTTGATATGATGAAATGGAACCACCATTATGATGCGACAATTTCAAATACGATTAATTTCCTAGAAAACTTATCACCAAAAATGATTATTCAGACAACTGGTGGAGATATTAATGTTGCTTCAACCAGAGAATACCTTCAGAAGAAAAATATTCAGGTTCTTCATGCTGCGAGCCAAACTCAAGATGCTACCGTTTTTGATATTAGCGATAAAGGATTTGCTAATGTTTCAAATACCTTCCCTGATATCCCTGTAGTTGACGAAAAATGGTATCAAGAAGATGGTTATTGGAAATATCGTTTGACTGACGGAGAAATGGCTATCGGCTGGAGAGAGATTGGCGGAGCCACTTATTTCTTTAATGGAAAAGGACAAATGCAAGCAGGTCGCTGGCTTCACCTTAACGACGACTGGGGAGAAAATGCCAAAGGGAATGATTACTATCTGAACCAAAATGGTAAAATGCAAACTGGTGGTTGGTTCAAACTAGATGACTCTTGGTATTATATCCAATCAAATGGTGCTAGACGATTTAGCGAGCTCTCTGAAATTGGAGGGAAAAAGTATCTCTTTGCGGCAGATGGGAAGATGCTAACAGGACACCAAGTTTATAATGGCAAGAAGATGTTCTTTAGCGAAAGTGGTGCACTCCAAACAGCAGGTAAGCCTTCAACATGGCAAAAGATTGATTCAGATTGGTATTTCTATGATGAGTATGGGCTAAAGACCGTTGGTAAAAAGAATATCAATGGAAGCACATACTACTTTAATCAAGAAGGTATCATGCAAACTGGCTGGACCTTTGTTGATGGTCACTGGAACTATTTTGCAAGTTCTGGAGCTATGAAAACCGGCTGGGTCAAGGATCAGGAAACATGGTATTATCTGGATAAAGATGGCATCATGCTAACTGGTAGACAAGATGTAAATGGTGTTCGTTACTATTTGAATGCTAGTGGTGCCATGCAGACTGGCTGGAAGTGGCAAGACAATAGCTGGTACTTCTATACGAACTCAGGTGCTATGAAAACTGGTTGGTTGAAAGATAAAGAATCATGGTATTATTTGGATCCAGAAACTGGTATCATGGCTGTAGGATCTAAAGAGGTTGACGGTAAGAACTATTTCTTCAGCTCTGCAGGGACTATGCAAGTTGGATGGCAGTGGTCAAATGATTCTTGGCATTATTACGCTACGTCTGGCGCACTCCAAACTGGTTGGTTGAAAGATGGTGATGTCTGGTATTATCTTGAAGGTAAGGAAGGCGATATGTTAGTCGGCCTCCATCAAGTAGATGGTAAGCAATATTACTTTAGCAAATCTGGAGCCATGCAAACTGGCTGGAAATGGTTTGATAATCATTACCGTTACTTTGAATCAAATGGAGCCATGAAAACTGGTTGGATAAAAGACAAAGGTGTCTGGTATTATCTAAATCCTGAAGATGGCATCATGTTGGTTGGCCTTCATAAAGTAAATGGTGATCATTATTACTTTGATGAATCAGGAGCTATGCAGACAGGTTGGAAACAGCTTGATGGTAATTGGTACTATTTCCAAGCTGATGGTTCTTTGTTGAAGAACGCAACAACACCTGATGGTTACAAAGTAAACGAAGAAGGTATCTGGAAACAGGCTGTTGCTGCTGTAAATAGCGAGGCAGTCAAGCCAGAACAGAAACAAGAAGCTAATTCCTCTATTGTTGAACAACCTAAACAAGATTCAAATCTAGAAGCCAACGCTTCTGATAAGAAAGAAAACGAATAA
- a CDS encoding oligosaccharide flippase family protein: MKNIKVNALASLLVNILNIVFPLITNPYLTRILSKSNYGYFNTANTWASFVIPLAAFGIYNYGIRAISKVKDDKNKINYVFSKLFYISVFTSLLTTGIYFLIIFFDTSIENLKVLYYILGAQALFQFLNIEWMNEAYENYAFILYKTLIIRITMLVAIFAFVKTADDIVPYAIVMTATTILNYLLSFLWIKREVSFVKIGFVELVKASKPLFTMLLLANANMLYTLLDRMFITKGPDENYISYYTIAYSIVMLIASVLSGAINVSIPRLGYYLGKKDYKSYNYLVNQAASLFYFLMVPTSIGIMILGRYATVIYSSEKYLEAGIVTSVFAFRTIIWAIELILGKQIIFINDHENRLTAFYFLGGGANILLNSILYFNNIFAPEYYIATTIIAETIVVLLEIHFIKKHQLISLKEIFITLTRYSLISLGFIPIFYIFKMIFQINSYTVNFNMILMVLSTVATCGIYYLLTLFITKDKTLHYALNLVLAKLKRN; encoded by the coding sequence ATGAAAAATATAAAAGTAAATGCCTTGGCCAGCTTGCTGGTCAATATTCTCAATATCGTTTTTCCACTGATAACCAATCCTTATCTGACGCGGATTCTCAGCAAATCCAACTACGGTTATTTCAATACAGCCAATACCTGGGCAAGTTTCGTTATTCCACTAGCTGCCTTTGGAATATACAACTACGGGATTCGAGCTATCAGTAAGGTCAAGGATGACAAGAATAAAATCAACTACGTCTTTTCTAAGTTGTTTTATATATCGGTTTTCACCTCTCTCCTGACCACTGGTATCTACTTCCTCATTATCTTCTTTGACACCAGCATTGAGAATCTGAAAGTTCTCTACTACATCTTAGGGGCTCAAGCACTCTTCCAATTTCTCAATATCGAATGGATGAACGAGGCTTATGAAAACTATGCCTTCATCCTCTACAAAACATTAATTATTCGAATTACCATGCTGGTCGCTATCTTCGCCTTTGTTAAAACGGCAGATGATATCGTTCCTTATGCTATCGTTATGACAGCGACCACTATCCTCAACTATCTGCTCAGTTTTCTTTGGATTAAGAGAGAAGTTTCTTTTGTTAAGATTGGATTCGTCGAATTAGTCAAAGCTTCTAAACCACTCTTTACTATGCTTCTCTTAGCGAACGCTAATATGCTTTATACCTTGTTAGATAGAATGTTTATCACTAAGGGGCCGGATGAAAACTATATTTCCTACTATACAATTGCCTATAGTATAGTCATGCTGATTGCCAGTGTCTTGAGTGGAGCTATCAACGTCAGTATTCCACGCCTCGGCTACTATCTCGGGAAAAAGGATTACAAGTCCTATAATTATCTCGTGAATCAAGCGGCATCCTTATTCTATTTCCTTATGGTTCCAACTAGTATCGGGATTATGATATTGGGACGGTACGCAACTGTTATTTATTCTTCTGAAAAATATCTTGAAGCGGGTATCGTAACTAGCGTCTTCGCTTTTCGTACCATCATTTGGGCTATTGAGTTGATTCTTGGTAAACAGATTATCTTTATCAACGACCATGAAAATCGCTTAACCGCCTTCTACTTCCTTGGTGGTGGTGCCAATATACTATTAAATAGCATCTTGTATTTCAATAATATTTTTGCACCTGAGTATTACATCGCTACGACCATTATCGCAGAAACTATCGTTGTTTTACTTGAAATTCATTTTATCAAGAAACACCAACTGATTAGTTTAAAAGAAATTTTTATAACCTTAACACGTTATAGCCTCATATCCCTTGGTTTTATCCCAATCTTCTATATTTTCAAGATGATTTTCCAAATCAATTCCTACACAGTAAACTTCAATATGATTCTCATGGTTCTGTCTACCGTAGCAACTTGTGGTATCTATTACCTCTTGACCCTCTTTATTACCAAAGACAAAACACTCCACTATGCACTGAACCTTGTACTTGCTAAATTAAAACGAAATTAA